In Phoenix dactylifera cultivar Barhee BC4 unplaced genomic scaffold, palm_55x_up_171113_PBpolish2nd_filt_p 000146F, whole genome shotgun sequence, one DNA window encodes the following:
- the LOC103716675 gene encoding protein MODIFIER OF SNC1 11-like isoform X3 — translation MEPQMGETENEPGNAKTLESEAVTPPPTAGGPETPPAPLLPPAAGEEGGAEPSSAQTTTTSGPPAPPPATDLEKKLRRAERFGMSVQLSEEEKRSARAQRFGTGPISSGKTVEGKLEEQKRKARAERSHLACHCRNQLFGLTGYSPADEEAKKKARLERFIQNPEPDALEEEKRKARANS, via the exons ATGGAGCCGCAGATGGGGGAGACAGAGAACGAGCCTGGCAACGCTAAAACCCTAGAATCGGAGGCGGTGACTCCTCCTCCCACCGCCGGGGGCCCCGAAACCCCTCCTGCCCCTTTGCTGCCGCCTGCCGCCGGCGAGGAGGGAGGAGCCGAGCCCTCGAGCGCGCAGACTACCACCACGTCGGGACCGCCGGCGCCGCCACCCGCCACCGATCTCGAGAAGAAGCTCCGCCGGGCGGAGCGCTTCGGGATGTCCGTCCAGCTCTCGGAAGAGGAGAAGCGCTCTGCCCGAGCCCAGCG GTTTGGCACTGGACCTATCTCATCTGGTAAAACTGTCGAGGGAAAATTGGAGGAGCAGAAAAGAAAGGCACGGGCAGAGAGGTCTCATCTTGCATGTCATTGTCGAAATCAATT GTTTGGGCTCACAGGATACTCTCCAGCTGATGAGGAAGCAAAGAAGAAGGCTCGATTGGAAAGATTTATCCAGAACCCCGAACCTGATgctttggaagaagaaaaaagaaaggcaaGAGCAAACAG CTGA
- the LOC103716675 gene encoding protein MODIFIER OF SNC1 11-like isoform X1: MEPQMGETENEPGNAKTLESEAVTPPPTAGGPETPPAPLLPPAAGEEGGAEPSSAQTTTTSGPPAPPPATDLEKKLRRAERFGMSVQLSEEEKRSARAQRFGTGPISSGKTVEGKLEEQKRKARAERFGLTGYSPADEEAKKKARLERFIQNPEPDALEEEKRKARANRFPDTFNSSSQTNGEAKSDAKTAVARTGGKT, translated from the exons ATGGAGCCGCAGATGGGGGAGACAGAGAACGAGCCTGGCAACGCTAAAACCCTAGAATCGGAGGCGGTGACTCCTCCTCCCACCGCCGGGGGCCCCGAAACCCCTCCTGCCCCTTTGCTGCCGCCTGCCGCCGGCGAGGAGGGAGGAGCCGAGCCCTCGAGCGCGCAGACTACCACCACGTCGGGACCGCCGGCGCCGCCACCCGCCACCGATCTCGAGAAGAAGCTCCGCCGGGCGGAGCGCTTCGGGATGTCCGTCCAGCTCTCGGAAGAGGAGAAGCGCTCTGCCCGAGCCCAGCG GTTTGGCACTGGACCTATCTCATCTGGTAAAACTGTCGAGGGAAAATTGGAGGAGCAGAAAAGAAAGGCACGGGCAGAGAG GTTTGGGCTCACAGGATACTCTCCAGCTGATGAGGAAGCAAAGAAGAAGGCTCGATTGGAAAGATTTATCCAGAACCCCGAACCTGATgctttggaagaagaaaaaagaaaggcaaGAGCAAACAG GTTTCCAGACACATTTAATTCTTCTTCTCAAACCAATGGCGAGGCCAAATCTGACGCG AAGACAGCTGTGGCTAGGACTGGAGGAAAGACGTGA
- the LOC103716675 gene encoding protein MODIFIER OF SNC1 11-like isoform X4 — protein sequence MEPQMGETENEPGNAKTLESEAVTPPPTAGGPETPPAPLLPPAAGEEGGAEPSSAQTTTTSGPPAPPPATDLEKKLRRAERFGMSVQLSEEEKRSARAQRFGTGPISSGKTVEGKLEEQKRKARAERFGLTGYSPADEEAKKKARLERFIQNPEPDALEEEKRKARANS from the exons ATGGAGCCGCAGATGGGGGAGACAGAGAACGAGCCTGGCAACGCTAAAACCCTAGAATCGGAGGCGGTGACTCCTCCTCCCACCGCCGGGGGCCCCGAAACCCCTCCTGCCCCTTTGCTGCCGCCTGCCGCCGGCGAGGAGGGAGGAGCCGAGCCCTCGAGCGCGCAGACTACCACCACGTCGGGACCGCCGGCGCCGCCACCCGCCACCGATCTCGAGAAGAAGCTCCGCCGGGCGGAGCGCTTCGGGATGTCCGTCCAGCTCTCGGAAGAGGAGAAGCGCTCTGCCCGAGCCCAGCG GTTTGGCACTGGACCTATCTCATCTGGTAAAACTGTCGAGGGAAAATTGGAGGAGCAGAAAAGAAAGGCACGGGCAGAGAG GTTTGGGCTCACAGGATACTCTCCAGCTGATGAGGAAGCAAAGAAGAAGGCTCGATTGGAAAGATTTATCCAGAACCCCGAACCTGATgctttggaagaagaaaaaagaaaggcaaGAGCAAACAG CTGA
- the LOC103716675 gene encoding protein MODIFIER OF SNC1 11-like isoform X2, with protein MEPQMGETENEPGNAKTLESEAVTPPPTAGGPETPPAPLLPPAAGEEGGAEPSSAQTTTTSGPPAPPPATDLEKKLRRAERFGMSVQLSEEEKRSARAQRFGTGPISSGKTVEGKLEEQKRKARAERFGLTGYSPADEEAKKKARLERFIQNPEPDALEEEKRKARANRFPDTFNSSSQTNGEAKSDATAVARTGGKT; from the exons ATGGAGCCGCAGATGGGGGAGACAGAGAACGAGCCTGGCAACGCTAAAACCCTAGAATCGGAGGCGGTGACTCCTCCTCCCACCGCCGGGGGCCCCGAAACCCCTCCTGCCCCTTTGCTGCCGCCTGCCGCCGGCGAGGAGGGAGGAGCCGAGCCCTCGAGCGCGCAGACTACCACCACGTCGGGACCGCCGGCGCCGCCACCCGCCACCGATCTCGAGAAGAAGCTCCGCCGGGCGGAGCGCTTCGGGATGTCCGTCCAGCTCTCGGAAGAGGAGAAGCGCTCTGCCCGAGCCCAGCG GTTTGGCACTGGACCTATCTCATCTGGTAAAACTGTCGAGGGAAAATTGGAGGAGCAGAAAAGAAAGGCACGGGCAGAGAG GTTTGGGCTCACAGGATACTCTCCAGCTGATGAGGAAGCAAAGAAGAAGGCTCGATTGGAAAGATTTATCCAGAACCCCGAACCTGATgctttggaagaagaaaaaagaaaggcaaGAGCAAACAG GTTTCCAGACACATTTAATTCTTCTTCTCAAACCAATGGCGAGGCCAAATCTGACGCG ACAGCTGTGGCTAGGACTGGAGGAAAGACGTGA